A window of Castanea sativa cultivar Marrone di Chiusa Pesio chromosome 1, ASM4071231v1 contains these coding sequences:
- the LOC142611250 gene encoding serine/threonine-protein kinase WNK8 — translation MDFGVVSKSEAEVGEAVEKDPTGRYVRSDEVLGRGAFKTVYKAFDEVNGIEVAWNQVNIEDVLQSPEQLERLYSEVHLLKSLKHENIIKSYNSWVDDKNKTINLITELFTSGSLRKYRKKHKNVDMKAIKNWARQILRGLSYLHGHNPPIIHRDLKCDNIFVNGNNGEVKIGDLGLAIVMQQPTARSVIGTPEFMAPELYEEEYNELVDIYSFGMCMLEMVTCEYPYSECKNPAQIYKKVTTGIKPASLSKVNDPQVKQFIEKCLVPASMRLPATELLKDPFLATVNSKDLICDSLRAPINLPVLVNPPQPEYHAMDIDSNCKKLSVDSGVKSINGGSNSSTLEFQSFTNNNEFRLRGQKIDDDNTISFSLRITDPCGHARNIHFAFYLDSDTATAIAQEMVEQLDLSKEDVDVIRELIDNLITQLAPSWKSLFENHSYEKNGSFGVDSGSVETHVKSVDEHPGLPQLADAEDEDNQGSTISDISAEYGVPMASDACNGNALESDYFSHDDCYKALNEYGFNSEYGAYDHGGHNEKSYEANSSESVMINEPAKNSASSFDLSCPVMSKNFGFSSTCSLSLADKGQYDDLKLELDAIDSQYHQQFIELLRMREEAIENARKRWISKKEISAI, via the exons TCTGATGAAGTCTTGGGGAGGGGAGCATTTAAGACTGT ATACAAGGCATTTGATGAAGTGAATGGAATTGAAGTTGCTTGGAACCAAGTGAACATTGAGGATGTATTGCAGTCACCAGAACAGCTGGAAAGATTATATTCAGAGGTTCATCTACTGAAATCTTTGAAACATGAAAATATTATCAAGTCCTATAATTCTTGGGTAGATGATAAGAACAAGACTATCAACCTGATAACGGAGTTGTTCACTTCTGGGAGTTTGAGGAA ATATCGTAAGAAGCATAAGAATGTTGACATGAAGGCCATCAAGAACTGGGCAAGGCAGATTCTTCGAGGTTTAAGCTATCTGCACGGCCATAATCCTCCGATTATCCACAGAGACCTGAAATGTGacaatatatttgttaatgGAAACAATGGAGAAGTTAAAATTGGAGATCTTGGACTGGCAATTGTCATGCAGCAGCCTACTGCCCGAAGTGTTATTG GCACTCCCGAATTCATGGCTCCGGAGCTTTATGAAGAGGAATACAATGAACTTGTTGACATATATTCTTTTGGCATGTGCATGTTAGAAATGGTTACATGTGAATACCCATATAGTGAATGCAAAAATCCTGCTCAAATATATAAGAAGGTTACCACT GGCATAAAGCCTGCTTCCCTCAGTAAAGTGAATGACCCCCAAGTTAAGCAGTTCATAGAGAAGTGTCTAGTTCCAGCATCTATGAGATTGCCTGCAACAGAGCTTTTGAAAGATCCATTTCTTGCAACTGTAAATTCAAAGGATCTCATTTGTGACTCCCTGCGGGCACCCATTAATTTGCCTGTACTAGTGAACCCACCGCAACCTGAATATCATGCGATGGACATAGATTCTAACTGCAAAAAGCTTTCTGTTGACTCTGGTGTAAAAAGCATCAACGGAGGTTCTAACTCTTCGACTCTAGAATTTCAGAGTTTTACCAACAATAATGAATTTAGGTTAAGAGGGCAGAAAATTGATGATGATAATACAATTTCATTTTCTCTGCGCATTACTGATCCCTGTG GCCATGCGAGGAACATCCATTTTGCATTTTATCTTGATTCTGATACTGCAACTGCAATAGCTCAGGAGATGGTTGAACAGCTTGATCTGTCCAAAGAAGATGTGGATGTCATAAGGGAGTTAATTGACAACTTGATTACCCAGCTGGCACCCAGCTGGAAATCTTTATTTGAAAACCATTCATATGAAAAAAATGGTTCATTTGGTGTGGATTCAGGATCTGTAGAGACTCATGTCAAGTCAGTTGATGAGCACCCTGGTCTCCCACAATTGGCTGATGCGGAAGATGAAGACAATCAAGGATCAACCATTTCAGATATATCAGCTGAGTACGGTGTCCCAATGGCATCAGATGCCTGTAATGGCAATGCTTTAGAGTCTGATTATTTCAGTCATGATGACTGCTATAAAGCTTTAAATGAGTATGGATTCAATTCAGAGTATGGGGCATATGACCATGGTGGGCATAATGAGAAGAGCTATGAAGCTAATTCCAGTGAATCTGTTATGATTAATGAACCTGCAAAAAACTCTGCAAGTTCCTTTGATCTCTCATGTCCTGTTATGTCAAAAAACTTTGGCTTTTCAAGCACATGCTCGCTATCTCTGGCAGACAAGGGCCAGTATGATGACCTAAAGCTGGAGCTGGATGCAATTGATTCCCAGTATCACCAACAATTCATTGAACTCTTGAGGATGAGGGAGGAAGCAATAGAAAATGCCAGAAAGAGGTGGATTTCAAAGAAGGAAATATCTGCTATTTGA